One window of the Salvia splendens isolate huo1 chromosome 1, SspV2, whole genome shotgun sequence genome contains the following:
- the LOC121804377 gene encoding alcohol dehydrogenase 3-like — translation TFNEYTVLHVGCLAKINPQAPLDKVCVLSCGISTGLGATLNVAKPFKGSSVAVFGLGAVGLGAAEGARLAGASRVIGVDLNPARSEEAKKFGVTEFVNPNDYKKPVQEVIAEMTDGGVDRSVECTGNINAMISAFECVHDGWGVAVLVGVPHKEAVFKTHPVNFLNERTLKGTFFGNYKPRSDLPSVVEMYMNKELEVDKFITHFDDPNKTSPAEPFAEINKAFELMLKGEGLRCVIRME, via the exons ACATTCAATGAGTACACCGTGCTCCACGTTGGGTGTTTGGCCAAGATCAACCCCCAAGCCCCTCTCGACAAAGTCTGTGTCCTCAGCTGTGGCATCTCCACAG GGCTTGGTGCTACTTTGAATGTTGCAAAACCCTTCAAGGGCTCTTCTGTTGCTGTTTTCGGGCTTGGTGCAGTTGGACTTGGT GCTGCAGAAGGAGCAAGACTGGCTGGTGCTTCTAGAGTGATTGGTGTGGACTTGAATCCTGCTAGGTCTGAAGAAG CTAAGAAGTTTGGTGTAACTGAGTTTGTGAACCCTAACGACTACAAGAAGCCAGTCCAAGag GTGATTGCTGAGATGACTGATGGAGGCGTGGACCGGAGCGTTGAGTGCACTGGAAACATCAATGCCATGATCTCAGCCTTTGAATGTGTCCATGAT GGATGGGGAGTAGCGGTTCTTGTTGGAGTGCCTCACAAGGAGGCTGTGTTCAAGACTCATCCAGTGAACTTCTTGAATGAGAGGACTCTCAAGGGGACTTTCTTTGGAAACTACAAGCCTCGTTCTGATCTTCCATCTGTTGTGGAGATGTACATGAACAAG GAGCTGGAAGTGGACAAGTTCATAACACact tcgacgatcctaacaagacTTCCCCTGCTGAGCCATTTGCAGAGATCAACAAGGCCTTTGAGCTGATGCTTAAAGGGGAGGGGCTTCGTTGTGTTATTCGAATGGAATGA